In Methanosarcina barkeri MS, a single window of DNA contains:
- a CDS encoding IS5 family transposase, with amino-acid sequence MSSNKYIKFIDLSLKTVQSSRLNLYSCKYSKRVYTQHQLLVLVLLKEYISTDYRDFVELIDLMSNIKEKLDLDKVPHYTTLQKFVSRIPSSLFNLILSKTLKLFYSHGENASITAIDATGFTSSYASHYYSRRTGKLRSSFLKTSIAVDTEKKVILGWKISQKTDHDVKHAKALIRQSNKSRKSGCYVLDKGYDSEKIHVLIREEIKADSIMPVRKRKRKKVRGKYRRKLYLNFDKIKYNKRNIAETTFSVVKRKFGEVLRARKFYNQVKEIKIKLIVYNINKKVVEIVCIKLRISTEPRYALQDLPYFWSLI; translated from the coding sequence TTGTCATCAAATAAGTATATTAAATTTATTGATCTCAGTCTTAAAACGGTTCAGTCTTCCAGACTGAACCTTTACTCATGTAAGTATTCCAAACGTGTTTACACTCAACATCAGCTTCTTGTTCTTGTTTTACTGAAAGAGTATATAAGCACAGATTATCGTGATTTTGTCGAACTTATTGACCTTATGAGTAATATAAAAGAAAAACTTGACCTTGATAAGGTTCCTCATTACACTACTCTTCAAAAGTTTGTATCAAGAATCCCTTCGTCATTGTTTAACCTAATTTTGTCAAAAACTCTAAAACTATTTTATTCACATGGAGAAAATGCTTCAATTACAGCAATTGATGCAACTGGATTTACGAGTTCTTATGCAAGTCATTATTACTCTCGAAGAACAGGGAAGCTCCGAAGTAGCTTCCTGAAAACTTCAATAGCAGTAGATACAGAAAAAAAAGTGATATTAGGATGGAAAATCAGTCAAAAAACAGATCATGATGTCAAACATGCAAAAGCTCTGATAAGACAATCAAATAAGTCAAGAAAATCTGGATGTTACGTCCTAGATAAGGGGTATGATTCTGAAAAAATTCATGTTCTAATTAGAGAAGAAATTAAAGCAGATTCAATTATGCCTGTAAGAAAAAGAAAGAGGAAGAAAGTAAGAGGAAAATACAGAAGAAAGCTATATTTGAACTTTGATAAAATCAAATATAATAAAAGGAACATAGCGGAAACAACGTTTTCTGTTGTCAAAAGGAAGTTTGGAGAAGTACTAAGAGCAAGAAAGTTCTATAATCAAGTCAAAGAAATAAAAATTAAACTGATAGTGTACAATATAAATAAAAAAGTAGTGGAAATAGTTTGCATAAAATTAAGGATTTCTACAGAGCCCCGTTATGCTTTACAAGATTTACCATATTTTTGGTCTCTCATTTAA
- a CDS encoding PKD domain-containing protein, with protein MKSEEHILIIILLMFSFIFCAATMPVKSAQSDVLKSPTADFFAFFTSGNAPHTTEFMDKSTGNPTDWYWEFGDGATSTKRDPVHTYQDPGSYTVILTATNDAGSDVVTKAGYIIVKGSTTNTESAKNTESVKDTETTENIESTENTVQEPVADFFAFSTSGNAPHTTEFMDKSTGNPTDWYWEFGDGATSTKRDPVHTYQDPGSYTVILTATNDAGSDVVTKAGYIIVKGSTTNTESTTTTESVKDTETTENIESTENTVQEPVADFFAFFTSGNAPHTTEFMDKSTGNPTDWYWEFGDGATSTKRDPVHTYQDPGSYTVTLTATNDAGSDEKIKASYIVVKESATNTESTVNTAEKTVAKSSASSKESTKDIESTTNTAEKTVAKSSASSKESTKDTKISASKIVSLSYLQVAAETDPARSQGKTTPGATDSVKIVEAALVEEGYLDDTYAHDGAYGSATINAYKKWQESLGSPAKYCDGVPGKTDLTKLGNKYGFTVDASTVSDFYLYRSEEDTTKLNNADSNKETTPKYTKVTKSNQDSLLKPSSASKVDTSSKVYSEPDVRVVSAKLDSSREYIEVDYYLKSDFYSNSRTGTSFSIGYKFNNPQINRVFENEFVDINQPKGHYVAKIPYPGINFVDKEPMSGIIAKVTIYTHYTTAFGRDGNDHYRAKGITLSTAPTGKPYVSDPHVVDRFDVAKGFVISKATGIGIALYSKIPNVKKLGILLTVFGEYKDIDEKFGLNTAPPDLSVGQIIQTTTWFDDDNGYENIKMWQNQEAFDNHLTPIYDANISWPVP; from the coding sequence TTGAAAAGTGAAGAACATATTTTAATAATTATATTATTAATGTTTTCCTTTATATTTTGTGCAGCAACCATGCCAGTTAAATCTGCACAGAGTGACGTTTTGAAATCCCCTACTGCTGATTTCTTTGCTTTTTTCACTTCTGGTAATGCACCACATACTACAGAATTCATGGATAAAAGTACAGGAAATCCTACTGATTGGTACTGGGAATTTGGAGATGGAGCTACTTCGACCAAGCGAGATCCAGTACATACGTACCAAGATCCAGGAAGCTATACTGTAATACTTACAGCAACTAATGATGCAGGCAGTGATGTGGTAACAAAAGCTGGTTATATTATAGTGAAAGGATCTACAACGAATACAGAGTCCGCAAAGAATACAGAATCTGTGAAGGATACGGAAACCACAGAAAATATAGAATCTACGGAAAATACAGTACAAGAACCCGTTGCTGATTTCTTTGCTTTTTCCACTTCTGGTAATGCACCACATACTACAGAATTCATGGATAAAAGTACAGGAAATCCTACTGATTGGTACTGGGAATTTGGAGATGGAGCTACTTCGACCAAGCGAGATCCAGTACATACGTACCAAGATCCAGGAAGCTATACTGTAATACTTACAGCAACTAATGATGCTGGCAGTGATGTGGTAACAAAAGCTGGTTATATTATAGTGAAAGGATCTACAACGAATACAGAGTCCACAACGACTACAGAATCCGTGAAGGATACGGAAACCACAGAAAATATAGAATCTACGGAAAATACAGTACAAGAACCCGTTGCTGATTTCTTTGCTTTTTTCACTTCTGGTAATGCACCACATACTACAGAATTCATGGATAAAAGTACAGGAAATCCTACTGATTGGTACTGGGAATTTGGAGATGGAGCTACTTCGACCAAGCGAGATCCAGTACATACGTACCAAGATCCAGGAAGCTATACAGTAACACTTACGGCAACTAATGATGCTGGCAGTGACGAGAAAATAAAAGCCAGTTATATAGTAGTAAAAGAATCTGCAACGAATACAGAGTCCACAGTGAATACAGCGGAAAAAACGGTTGCCAAGTCTTCTGCATCTTCAAAAGAATCCACAAAGGATATAGAATCCACAACGAATACAGCGGAAAAAACGGTTGCCAAGTCTTCTGCATCTTCAAAAGAATCCACAAAGGATACAAAAATAAGCGCAAGCAAAATTGTTTCATTAAGTTATCTTCAAGTAGCAGCTGAAACTGACCCCGCAAGATCTCAGGGCAAAACAACTCCTGGAGCTACTGATTCTGTGAAAATTGTTGAAGCCGCTTTGGTCGAGGAAGGATATCTCGATGATACCTATGCACATGATGGAGCTTACGGATCCGCTACAATCAATGCTTATAAAAAATGGCAGGAGTCGTTAGGTTCCCCAGCAAAATATTGTGACGGAGTACCAGGAAAGACAGATTTGACCAAGCTTGGTAATAAGTATGGATTTACAGTGGATGCATCTACAGTCTCAGACTTTTATCTATATCGCTCAGAGGAAGATACTACAAAACTTAATAATGCAGATAGTAACAAGGAAACAACACCCAAATATACAAAAGTGACAAAAAGTAATCAGGATTCATTATTAAAACCATCAAGCGCATCCAAAGTTGATACCTCGTCTAAGGTTTATTCTGAACCAGATGTAAGAGTAGTCAGTGCAAAGCTAGATAGTTCCAGAGAATACATTGAAGTAGATTACTATTTAAAATCTGATTTTTATTCAAATAGTCGCACAGGCACTTCTTTTTCAATTGGCTACAAATTTAATAATCCACAAATAAACAGAGTTTTTGAAAATGAATTTGTAGATATTAATCAACCCAAAGGACATTATGTGGCAAAAATACCATATCCAGGGATTAACTTTGTGGATAAAGAACCAATGTCGGGGATTATTGCCAAAGTAACTATTTACACCCATTATACAACAGCATTTGGTAGAGACGGAAATGACCACTATAGAGCAAAGGGAATAACATTATCTACAGCACCAACTGGAAAACCATATGTTAGTGATCCTCATGTAGTTGATAGGTTCGACGTAGCAAAGGGATTTGTCATATCAAAAGCTACAGGAATTGGTATAGCTCTTTATTCTAAAATACCGAATGTAAAAAAATTAGGCATATTATTGACCGTGTTTGGAGAGTATAAAGATATAGATGAAAAATTTGGATTAAATACAGCGCCTCCCGATCTTTCGGTAGGTCAAATCATTCAAACCACTACCTGGTTTGATGATGATAATGGGTACGAAAACATAAAGATGTGGCAAAATCAGGAGGCTTTTGATAACCACTTAACGCCTATATATGATGCTAACATCTCTTGGCCTGTTCCATAA
- a CDS encoding BatD family protein: protein MAKKLALIALLAVFFISAFSMTALAEEDIEWVEKLDGKTLYWGDTVTVNDYVIKAEDFNDKGQVFVSISMDREKLKTSPLSAGMEVVYNDRVKVYAQKVDPNYETIKKDGKEFKTGNWNPYSKLDILIKGEPEFDIDVETKKDTYDSKSTGDSVLDVSIEIKNDGDAKAKNAILTIDTAGMDVLKGKKKYTLGDVLKDETLEPVNLTLKAPKPWEDTNLNITAKITCEDVRNEKYEDIGFKVIKIEKKWGLVISKFITRDNHMGKPIHVSVNVRNSGLCDIDDIVLKDSIASETHLKKDAVLEKTLSLKSGEVAEKVFEYTLIPEKPGEFTFPKTTANFILPNGQNGDAGSNNSEKVKIYGPDISVTKTINRQQLNSGDELTVTITVKNTGNVDSSVTVTDTVPPEAKLISGETSFKQILESGGGSKKVTYILQMHKEGEIHLPACKASFLDLDEYSGEVVSDTPVVYVGVPISLEGSSKQPEGKTDSNQEKDESSVPAQNEDPEDTPGFGPVLAIAGLFAVTGILGRRRT from the coding sequence ATGGCTAAGAAGCTTGCACTGATTGCATTACTTGCAGTTTTCTTCATTTCGGCTTTCTCAATGACCGCTCTTGCGGAAGAAGACATCGAGTGGGTAGAGAAACTGGATGGAAAAACACTGTACTGGGGGGATACAGTAACAGTTAATGATTATGTTATAAAGGCAGAAGATTTCAACGATAAAGGACAGGTGTTTGTTTCAATCTCAATGGATAGGGAAAAACTGAAGACTTCTCCACTCTCCGCAGGCATGGAAGTCGTATATAACGACAGGGTAAAGGTTTATGCCCAGAAAGTGGACCCGAATTATGAGACTATCAAGAAGGATGGAAAGGAATTCAAGACAGGAAACTGGAACCCTTATTCTAAACTGGATATCCTTATAAAAGGAGAACCAGAGTTTGACATAGACGTTGAAACCAAAAAGGACACATATGATTCAAAATCTACCGGAGACAGTGTACTCGATGTCTCAATAGAGATTAAAAACGATGGAGACGCAAAAGCTAAAAATGCCATTCTAACAATAGACACAGCCGGAATGGATGTCCTTAAAGGAAAAAAAAAGTACACACTTGGAGATGTTCTTAAAGACGAGACTCTTGAACCTGTGAACCTTACACTGAAAGCTCCCAAACCTTGGGAAGACACTAACCTTAATATAACTGCAAAAATTACATGCGAGGATGTAAGGAACGAGAAGTACGAAGACATAGGCTTCAAAGTCATAAAAATAGAAAAAAAATGGGGCCTTGTTATTTCAAAGTTTATTACAAGAGATAATCACATGGGAAAGCCTATCCATGTCTCGGTCAATGTCCGGAACTCAGGGCTCTGCGACATAGATGATATCGTACTTAAGGATTCGATCGCTTCCGAAACGCACCTTAAGAAAGACGCTGTGCTCGAGAAGACCCTTTCCCTTAAATCCGGAGAAGTAGCTGAAAAAGTTTTTGAATACACCCTGATTCCTGAAAAACCGGGAGAATTCACTTTCCCAAAAACAACGGCTAATTTTATCCTGCCTAATGGGCAGAACGGAGACGCAGGTTCCAATAACTCGGAAAAGGTAAAAATTTATGGGCCTGATATCTCAGTTACAAAAACCATTAACAGACAGCAACTGAACTCCGGAGATGAACTGACCGTAACGATCACTGTAAAAAACACAGGAAACGTTGATTCAAGTGTGACAGTAACCGACACCGTACCTCCTGAAGCTAAACTAATAAGCGGGGAAACCAGTTTCAAGCAGATTCTCGAAAGCGGCGGCGGGTCAAAAAAAGTAACCTATATCCTTCAAATGCATAAAGAAGGGGAAATCCATCTGCCTGCATGCAAAGCAAGTTTCCTTGACCTTGATGAATACTCAGGAGAGGTTGTTTCGGATACTCCTGTTGTTTATGTAGGAGTACCGATTTCTCTTGAAGGAAGCAGCAAGCAGCCTGAGGGAAAAACTGATTCCAATCAGGAAAAAGATGAATCATCAGTTCCGGCGCAAAATGAAGACCCCGAAGATACTCCCGGGTTTGGTCCTGTCCTTGCTATAGCAGGACTTTTCGCAGTTACAGGCATCCTGGGAAGAAGACGTACCTGA
- a CDS encoding Nif3-like dinuclear metal center hexameric protein has product MELIKVVEILEEIAPPELAEGFDEGRIGLILNLENNIEKIAVALDASSYVLKKAAEMGANLLVTHHTLIFHPINKISKSLAESLRLALDNGISLYSMHTNYDRAEGGINDVLAARLGLKNLKNVEVGRIGEVEPCTSAELASSVSETLQTPVIYAGEKEEIRRVMVFGGSGFATEFLEIARANKVDAFISSELKHNILRDYEDLCLIDATHYATENPGMEALCSRLRKIPGLKVEFIEQPSGLKAIDKT; this is encoded by the coding sequence ATGGAACTTATAAAAGTTGTAGAAATTCTCGAAGAAATTGCACCACCTGAACTTGCTGAAGGTTTTGACGAAGGCAGGATCGGGCTAATTCTCAACCTGGAAAACAATATAGAAAAAATTGCAGTTGCCCTTGATGCCAGTTCTTATGTGCTTAAGAAAGCTGCAGAAATGGGAGCAAATCTTCTGGTCACCCACCACACCCTTATCTTCCATCCGATAAACAAAATCTCAAAATCCCTGGCTGAATCCCTCAGGCTTGCCCTTGATAACGGGATATCCCTTTACAGCATGCATACAAATTATGATAGAGCCGAAGGAGGCATTAATGACGTGCTTGCTGCAAGGCTTGGGTTAAAGAATCTCAAAAATGTGGAAGTCGGTAGAATAGGAGAGGTTGAACCCTGTACTTCGGCTGAACTGGCTTCCAGTGTCTCGGAGACTTTGCAAACGCCTGTCATATATGCCGGAGAAAAAGAGGAAATAAGGCGGGTAATGGTTTTCGGCGGCAGTGGCTTTGCAACTGAGTTCCTTGAAATTGCAAGGGCAAATAAAGTTGATGCCTTCATATCTTCCGAACTTAAGCATAATATTCTCCGCGATTATGAGGACCTCTGCCTGATTGATGCCACTCACTATGCCACTGAAAATCCAGGCATGGAGGCTTTGTGCTCCAGACTTCGTAAAATTCCTGGGCTCAAAGTGGAGTTCATCGAACAGCCTTCCGGACTCAAGGCGATTGATAAAACCTGA
- a CDS encoding HD domain-containing protein produces the protein MQKEDLDFFKIWFLDYVDQFSSPEVFIQENVELKIKHTARVCENILLLAKAENLEEKDCRLAESIALFHDLGRFEQFTKYRTFKDSESEDHALLGVKILENAGILSILSREEEDIILKAVGYHNRMEIPKCTETTREFLFYLKLIRDADKLDILKLVSEDYEKEEEFRNPALELNIPDTPGCSENIVADILNNRMAKLADVKNLNDIKLLRLSWIFDISFPAAFSLLREHGYLETILYSMPETKEVQMLREHIENYLNAVETRARIKAMKKDVGKV, from the coding sequence ATGCAGAAGGAAGACCTGGACTTTTTCAAAATATGGTTTCTGGATTATGTAGACCAATTTTCCTCTCCTGAGGTCTTTATCCAAGAAAACGTTGAGCTAAAAATCAAACATACAGCAAGAGTATGTGAAAATATCCTTTTACTTGCCAAAGCGGAAAATTTAGAGGAGAAAGATTGCAGGCTCGCTGAATCAATAGCTTTATTTCATGATCTGGGCCGCTTTGAACAGTTTACTAAATACAGGACGTTCAAAGACTCAGAATCAGAAGATCATGCCTTGCTTGGCGTAAAAATCCTGGAAAATGCCGGGATTCTTTCCATTCTATCTCGGGAAGAGGAAGATATAATCCTGAAAGCTGTTGGATATCATAATCGCATGGAAATTCCCAAATGCACAGAAACTACCAGAGAATTCCTTTTTTATTTGAAATTGATCCGGGACGCCGATAAGCTGGATATCCTGAAGCTTGTGAGTGAAGATTATGAGAAAGAAGAAGAATTCAGGAATCCAGCCCTTGAACTCAATATTCCCGATACGCCCGGATGTTCGGAAAATATAGTTGCTGATATCCTGAATAACAGGATGGCAAAGCTTGCAGATGTAAAAAACCTGAATGATATTAAACTCCTTCGTCTGAGCTGGATTTTTGACATTAGTTTTCCTGCAGCTTTTTCCCTTCTCAGAGAACACGGTTATCTTGAGACAATTCTGTACTCAATGCCAGAGACTAAAGAAGTACAGATGTTACGTGAACATATTGAGAACTATTTGAATGCAGTTGAAACCAGAGCCAGAATTAAAGCTATGAAAAAGGATGTTGGAAAGGTGTGA
- a CDS encoding bifunctional methylenetetrahydrofolate dehydrogenase/methenyltetrahydrofolate cyclohydrolase: MLDEGYESRIIDGKALAKKIEAEVKSGVEALVSGRGVTPGLATVLVGDDPASKMYVRLKHKACERVGIRAEDHFLPAEISQEELISLINTLNKDKNVHGILLQLPLPKHLFPQEAMEAIAPEKDADGFHPYNMGKLMIGDEGLVPCTPHGVIRALEEYNVPIKGKNVVIVGHSNVVGKPLAAMFLNRNATVSVCHVFTDDLKKHTLDADILVVATGVKHLIKADMVKEGVVIFDVGITKEKDGVYGDVDFENVIKKASLITPVPGGVGPLTIAMLMKHVLGCAEKNF, translated from the coding sequence ATGTTAGATGAAGGGTATGAATCACGAATTATAGATGGGAAAGCTCTTGCAAAGAAAATTGAAGCTGAAGTGAAGTCTGGAGTTGAAGCCCTTGTAAGTGGCCGGGGAGTTACGCCTGGACTTGCTACTGTCCTTGTTGGCGACGACCCTGCTTCCAAAATGTATGTCCGCCTGAAGCACAAAGCCTGTGAACGTGTGGGCATTCGGGCAGAAGACCACTTTCTTCCGGCAGAAATCAGTCAGGAGGAACTTATCTCCTTGATCAATACCCTTAACAAAGATAAGAATGTTCACGGAATTCTGCTTCAACTCCCACTTCCGAAACACCTCTTCCCTCAGGAAGCAATGGAAGCCATAGCCCCTGAAAAAGATGCGGATGGCTTTCACCCTTACAATATGGGAAAGCTAATGATCGGTGATGAAGGGCTTGTTCCATGTACTCCACATGGAGTTATCCGGGCTCTTGAAGAATATAACGTGCCTATCAAGGGCAAAAACGTGGTTATTGTCGGGCACAGCAATGTTGTCGGAAAACCATTGGCAGCAATGTTCCTTAACCGGAATGCAACAGTTTCGGTTTGTCATGTATTTACAGATGACCTTAAGAAACACACTCTTGACGCAGATATTCTGGTGGTTGCAACTGGAGTCAAACACCTTATTAAAGCCGACATGGTAAAGGAAGGAGTAGTAATCTTTGACGTGGGTATTACCAAGGAAAAAGATGGTGTATACGGAGATGTAGACTTCGAAAACGTGATCAAAAAGGCATCCCTCATTACTCCTGTTCCTGGAGGAGTAGGCCCTCTTACAATTGCCATGCTTATGAAGCACGTACTTGGATGTGCAGAAAAGAATTTTTGA
- the glyA gene encoding bifunctional serine hydroxymethyltransferase/L-allo-threonine aldolase, whose amino-acid sequence MSYIEKIDPELFEAIKKEAERQEYKLNLIASENYTSKAVMEAQGSVLTNKYAEGYSGKRYYGGCDFVDIAEDLAIARAKKIFNANYVNVQPHSGSGANMAVYFSVLHPGDTIMSMDLSHGGHLSHGSPVSFSGKLFNIVPYGVSKKTEMLDYSELMKKAKENKPQMIVCGASAYPREIDFKQFREIADEVGAYLLADIAHIAGLVVAGVHPSPVPYADFVTSTTHKTLRGPRGGIIISRTEELATGINKAVFPGLQGGPLMHVIAGKAVAFKEAMSEKFKQDQVQTVKNAKTLCKCLKEKGFDMISGDTDNHLMLVNLNNMNITGKDAEAALSKAGIIANKNTVPFETRSPFITSGVRLGTPACTTRGMKETEMELIADYIETAITNSENDKILSETSDKVRELCSRFPVYC is encoded by the coding sequence ATGTCTTATATTGAAAAAATTGACCCGGAATTGTTCGAGGCTATAAAAAAAGAAGCCGAGCGCCAGGAATATAAACTGAACCTTATCGCATCTGAAAATTATACGAGCAAAGCCGTTATGGAAGCTCAGGGATCAGTTCTGACCAATAAATATGCCGAAGGATACTCCGGCAAGCGGTACTACGGCGGCTGCGATTTCGTGGACATTGCCGAAGATCTCGCAATTGCCAGGGCAAAGAAAATCTTTAACGCAAATTACGTAAACGTCCAGCCCCACTCTGGTTCTGGAGCTAATATGGCTGTCTATTTCTCGGTTTTGCATCCTGGAGATACCATCATGTCCATGGACCTCTCTCACGGTGGGCATCTTTCTCACGGCAGCCCTGTGAGTTTTTCCGGGAAACTCTTTAATATTGTGCCTTACGGAGTTAGTAAAAAGACTGAGATGCTGGACTATTCCGAGCTTATGAAAAAAGCAAAGGAAAACAAACCGCAAATGATTGTTTGCGGCGCTTCAGCTTATCCTCGTGAAATCGATTTCAAGCAGTTCCGCGAAATTGCTGACGAGGTCGGAGCCTATCTGCTTGCAGATATTGCTCACATTGCAGGTCTTGTAGTTGCGGGTGTGCACCCGAGTCCTGTGCCTTATGCGGACTTTGTTACCAGCACAACCCACAAAACTCTCCGGGGCCCAAGAGGCGGAATTATTATCTCCAGGACAGAAGAACTTGCGACCGGAATTAACAAAGCGGTTTTCCCCGGCCTTCAGGGTGGGCCTCTCATGCACGTTATAGCTGGAAAGGCAGTAGCCTTTAAAGAAGCAATGAGTGAGAAGTTCAAACAGGATCAGGTTCAGACCGTAAAGAACGCAAAAACCCTCTGCAAATGCCTGAAAGAGAAAGGTTTTGATATGATCTCTGGCGACACGGATAATCATCTTATGCTCGTCAATCTCAACAATATGAATATAACAGGCAAGGATGCAGAAGCCGCCCTGAGCAAAGCCGGAATTATTGCAAACAAAAACACGGTGCCTTTTGAGACTCGCAGTCCATTTATCACAAGCGGCGTAAGGCTCGGAACCCCTGCCTGTACCACAAGGGGTATGAAGGAAACGGAAATGGAATTAATTGCCGACTATATTGAGACCGCAATCACAAACTCAGAAAACGATAAGATTCTGTCAGAAACAAGTGACAAGGTCAGAGAACTCTGTTCAAGGTTCCCGGTTTATTGTTAA
- the purN gene encoding phosphoribosylglycinamide formyltransferase, with product MTVKIAVLVSGRGSNLQAIMDSIDKGYIKNATINVVISNKANAYALERAKNHGINAVFLDPGEYDRDEYDKAILTVLNQYDTDLLLLAGYFRILGNEIIKAYGNRIMNIHPSLLPAFKGLHAQKQAFEYGVKVAGCTVHFVDEGLDSGPIIIQKCVPVLTGDTEETLTARILEQEHVIYPEAVRLFTEGKLKIEGRNVVTGT from the coding sequence ATGACTGTAAAAATTGCAGTGCTGGTTTCTGGAAGGGGTTCGAATCTCCAGGCAATTATGGACAGCATTGATAAGGGTTACATAAAGAATGCTACAATTAATGTGGTTATTTCCAATAAAGCAAATGCGTACGCGCTCGAACGTGCCAAAAATCACGGAATAAACGCAGTTTTCCTTGACCCGGGCGAGTATGATCGGGACGAATATGATAAAGCTATCCTGACTGTCTTGAACCAGTACGATACGGATCTTCTTTTGCTTGCAGGCTACTTCCGAATTTTAGGAAATGAGATAATTAAGGCTTACGGGAACAGGATTATGAACATCCATCCGTCTCTTCTTCCGGCCTTCAAAGGACTTCACGCCCAGAAGCAGGCTTTTGAATACGGGGTAAAAGTTGCAGGTTGTACAGTGCATTTTGTTGACGAAGGGCTGGACTCAGGGCCAATAATCATCCAGAAGTGCGTGCCTGTGCTTACCGGGGATACGGAAGAAACCCTTACTGCCAGAATTCTAGAGCAGGAACACGTTATCTACCCTGAAGCAGTCAGGCTCTTTACCGAGGGTAAACTTAAAATTGAGGGTAGAAACGTAGTAACCGGAACTTGA
- a CDS encoding transcriptional regulator → MTKEVLIHQIIDVLARAGFALSDRCNIRPRSFDVAARKDETLLLCKVLFNIDGLNEETAREMKYLAEYLGGSAIVVGAKTRDQMLEDSVVYMRYDILALNVQTLYDYFIENVPPLVSAAPGGLYVSIEGDLLKKARMGQSMSLGTLASMVGVSRRTISKYEEEGMDASIDVVLQLEDIFGVELAKPINILQSCGSRKPRKKAESRTKTQEKPCTLLPEDLILNTISMLGYDVLPTAQAPFKAISRDESSVILTGVSEFNTTVVKRAHLMSSISCVTETQSVFIINGHSKIKSVENTVMIEKKELDKISDSQELLTFIEERRETHEEK, encoded by the coding sequence ATGACAAAAGAGGTTCTCATACATCAAATTATCGATGTATTAGCACGTGCGGGTTTTGCACTCTCCGATCGCTGTAATATTCGTCCGAGGAGCTTTGATGTTGCCGCACGGAAAGATGAAACACTATTACTTTGCAAGGTTTTATTTAATATTGACGGCCTGAATGAAGAAACTGCCAGGGAGATGAAGTACCTTGCCGAATACCTTGGGGGCTCTGCTATTGTTGTGGGGGCAAAGACCAGAGACCAGATGCTTGAAGATAGCGTTGTGTATATGCGTTATGATATTCTTGCCCTGAATGTACAGACTCTTTACGATTACTTTATTGAAAATGTTCCTCCTCTTGTTTCAGCAGCTCCGGGCGGGTTATACGTCTCTATAGAAGGAGATCTTCTTAAAAAAGCCAGGATGGGTCAGTCAATGTCTCTTGGAACTCTTGCCTCCATGGTAGGGGTTTCAAGGAGAACTATCAGCAAATACGAAGAAGAAGGCATGGACGCGTCGATAGATGTCGTACTCCAGCTGGAAGATATCTTTGGGGTTGAGCTTGCAAAGCCCATAAATATCCTGCAATCCTGCGGGAGCAGGAAGCCCCGAAAGAAAGCAGAATCCAGAACCAAAACCCAGGAAAAACCCTGTACGCTTTTACCGGAAGATTTGATCCTTAACACAATTTCCATGCTTGGCTATGACGTCCTTCCTACTGCGCAGGCTCCTTTCAAGGCCATATCACGGGACGAATCCTCAGTTATCCTTACAGGAGTCAGCGAATTCAATACGACAGTGGTCAAAAGGGCTCATTTAATGAGCAGTATTTCCTGCGTCACTGAGACCCAATCCGTGTTTATCATCAACGGGCACTCAAAAATAAAATCCGTAGAAAACACGGTTATGATCGAGAAAAAAGAACTTGATAAAATAAGTGATTCTCAAGAGCTCCTTACCTTTATAGAGGAACGTAGAGAAACTCACGAAGAAAAGTAA